A stretch of the Halorussus salinus genome encodes the following:
- a CDS encoding nascent polypeptide-associated complex protein, which translates to MFGGGGGGGGLDPRKMQQMMKQMGIDVDELDAEEVVITKSDGEQLVFDNPEITVMDARGQETYQVVGEPETRDASNASAVESGDADAGGDAGSAIPDDDIEIVAMRTGASEDEAREALEATDGDLAAAVERLE; encoded by the coding sequence ATGTTTGGAGGAGGAGGCGGCGGCGGTGGACTCGACCCGCGCAAGATGCAACAGATGATGAAGCAGATGGGTATCGACGTGGACGAACTCGACGCCGAGGAGGTCGTCATCACGAAGAGCGACGGCGAACAACTCGTCTTCGACAACCCGGAGATTACCGTGATGGACGCCCGCGGTCAGGAGACCTATCAGGTCGTCGGCGAACCCGAGACCCGCGACGCGAGCAACGCGAGCGCGGTCGAGTCGGGCGACGCCGACGCGGGCGGCGACGCCGGGAGCGCGATTCCCGACGACGACATCGAAATCGTCGCCATGCGGACCGGCGCGAGCGAGGACGAGGCTCGTGAGGCCCTCGAAGCGACCGACGGCGACCTCGCGGCCGCAGTCGAGCGCCTAGAGTGA
- a CDS encoding DUF7344 domain-containing protein has protein sequence MTVQDQTPDREDELDPGEIHNVLRNDRRRRALQRLRESDGPISVDELAEHIASAETGESPPPRDVRKSVYVSLHQTHLPKLDDLDIIDYDQRDQQLELRDRAEEVEVYMEVVSEDDISWSTYYLGVSLLGLLTLVAVRFDLLFVSSFGVGFWAWYFLALFAVSAAYHAYSERNRQLFGS, from the coding sequence ATGACAGTACAGGACCAGACTCCCGACCGCGAGGACGAACTCGACCCCGGCGAGATTCACAACGTCCTCCGGAACGACCGACGCCGACGCGCCCTACAGCGATTGCGAGAGTCCGATGGGCCGATTTCGGTGGACGAACTCGCCGAACACATCGCCTCCGCCGAGACCGGCGAGTCGCCGCCGCCCCGCGATGTCCGAAAGAGCGTCTACGTCTCGCTCCACCAGACCCACCTGCCGAAACTCGACGACCTCGACATCATCGACTACGACCAGCGCGACCAGCAACTCGAACTCCGCGACCGGGCCGAGGAGGTCGAAGTGTACATGGAGGTCGTCTCCGAGGACGACATCTCGTGGTCCACGTACTATCTCGGCGTGAGTTTGCTGGGTCTCCTCACGCTCGTCGCGGTCCGGTTCGACCTGCTTTTCGTCTCGTCGTTCGGCGTCGGGTTCTGGGCGTGGTACTTCCTCGCCCTGTTCGCGGTCTCGGCGGCGTATCACGCCTACTCCGAGCGAAACCGACAGCTGTTCGGGTCCTGA
- a CDS encoding putative toxin-antitoxin system toxin component, PIN family, whose amino-acid sequence MNRPTVVFDTNVLVAELAFPEESPDCVALAEDGAVEAALSPSLCREFAAVLADDRLPHPADRRAETVERVVAFAHVVEPAVEIDAAADPDDDAVLECAVAAAADGVVSDDHHLRDCDGVAGVAVRTREAFLDRDAGHL is encoded by the coding sequence GTGAACCGGCCGACCGTCGTCTTCGACACGAACGTCCTCGTGGCGGAACTCGCCTTCCCCGAGGAGTCCCCCGATTGCGTCGCGCTCGCCGAGGACGGAGCGGTGGAGGCCGCCCTCTCGCCGTCACTCTGCCGGGAGTTCGCCGCGGTCCTCGCCGACGACCGCCTGCCGCACCCGGCCGACCGGCGCGCCGAGACGGTCGAGCGAGTCGTCGCGTTCGCCCACGTGGTCGAACCCGCGGTCGAAATCGACGCCGCGGCCGACCCCGACGACGATGCCGTCCTCGAATGCGCGGTCGCGGCCGCCGCGGACGGCGTGGTCTCGGACGACCACCACCTGCGGGACTGCGACGGCGTCGCGGGCGTTGCCGTCCGCACGCGAGAGGCGTTCCTCGACCGTGACGCGGGCCACCTCTAG
- a CDS encoding tRNA (adenine-N1)-methyltransferase: MTVLLVHGDREYLREPGEELQTDLGVLDVPDDVEPGQTLETHLGEPFEVRRLRGPDLFNHFERTGAPMMPRDVGLIVGHTGVAAGDRVLDAGTGTGVLSAYLGRMGADVTTYERDSDFADVARENMKLADVADSVEVRTGDLTAELAGTGDQSTDASDGSDSPAADSDLGEFDVLTLDTEDAPEVVARAPDLLARGGYVAVYSPFVEATREVVEAAREVGLADVETFETIQRRMDFDDRGSRPSTAGVGHTGYLTFARRP, encoded by the coding sequence GTGACGGTCCTGCTGGTTCACGGCGACCGGGAGTACCTCCGGGAACCGGGCGAGGAGCTACAGACCGACCTCGGGGTCCTCGACGTACCCGACGACGTGGAACCCGGCCAGACGCTGGAGACCCACCTCGGCGAACCGTTCGAGGTCCGGCGGTTGCGCGGTCCCGATTTGTTCAACCACTTCGAGCGCACCGGCGCGCCGATGATGCCCCGCGACGTGGGACTCATCGTCGGTCACACCGGCGTCGCCGCGGGTGACCGCGTGCTGGACGCCGGGACCGGAACGGGCGTCCTCTCGGCGTACCTCGGCCGAATGGGTGCGGACGTGACCACCTACGAGCGCGACTCCGACTTCGCCGACGTGGCGCGCGAGAACATGAAACTGGCCGACGTGGCCGACTCCGTGGAGGTCCGTACCGGCGACCTGACCGCGGAGCTAGCTGGCACGGGCGACCAATCGACCGACGCGAGCGACGGGTCGGACTCTCCCGCGGCCGATTCGGACCTCGGCGAGTTCGACGTGCTGACCCTCGACACCGAGGACGCGCCCGAGGTCGTCGCTCGCGCGCCCGACCTGCTGGCCCGCGGGGGCTACGTCGCGGTCTACTCGCCGTTCGTGGAGGCGACCCGCGAGGTCGTGGAGGCGGCCCGCGAGGTCGGACTCGCCGACGTGGAGACGTTCGAGACCATCCAGCGCCGGATGGACTTCGACGACCGGGGGTCGCGGCCTTCCACCGCTGGCGTCGGGCACACGGGGTATCTGACCTTCGCGCGGCGGCCGTAA
- a CDS encoding 50S ribosomal protein L44e, translating into MQMPRRFNTYCPHCKAHEEHEVEKVRTGRSTGMKWDQRKQREGSKGIGNRGRFSKVPGGDKPTKKTDLKYRCSECGKAHLREGWRAGRLEFQE; encoded by the coding sequence ATGCAGATGCCACGACGGTTCAATACGTACTGCCCGCACTGTAAGGCACACGAAGAACACGAAGTCGAAAAGGTACGAACCGGTCGCTCGACCGGCATGAAGTGGGACCAGCGCAAGCAGCGCGAGGGTTCGAAAGGTATCGGGAACCGCGGTCGCTTCTCGAAGGTCCCCGGTGGCGACAAGCCGACCAAGAAGACCGACCTCAAGTACCGCTGCAGCGAGTGTGGCAAGGCCCACCTCCGCGAGGGATGGCGCGCCGGACGACTGGAGTTCCAGGAGTAA
- a CDS encoding metallophosphoesterase, whose translation MDAQFRDRAVYLPAEETLVVADLHVGRDASSAVELPLGERADLTDRLAALLTDFSPAEVVVAGDLLHAFDRIPEGVAETVAALGGTVADAGAELVVVRGNHDSMLDGLLEESPASAACDWASVPTPEEYRVGDTLVVHGHAAPDERADRYVVGHDHPAIEIEGTRHPCLLYGPEAYRGGDVVMVPAFNRLAPGVAVNGMSARDFQSPLVRDADAFRPVVWDSDGEEVLSFPPLGEFRRML comes from the coding sequence ATGGACGCGCAGTTCCGCGACCGGGCGGTCTACCTCCCCGCCGAGGAGACCCTCGTGGTCGCCGACCTCCACGTCGGCCGGGACGCCTCCTCGGCCGTCGAACTCCCGCTGGGCGAGCGCGCCGACCTGACCGACCGGCTGGCCGCCCTGCTGACCGACTTCTCGCCCGCCGAGGTCGTGGTCGCGGGCGACCTCCTCCACGCCTTCGACCGGATTCCCGAGGGCGTCGCCGAGACGGTGGCCGCGCTCGGCGGGACCGTCGCCGACGCGGGCGCAGAGCTGGTCGTCGTCCGCGGGAACCACGATTCGATGCTCGACGGTCTCCTCGAGGAGTCGCCCGCGAGCGCGGCGTGCGACTGGGCGTCCGTGCCGACACCCGAGGAGTACCGCGTCGGCGACACCCTCGTCGTCCACGGCCACGCCGCGCCCGACGAGAGGGCCGACCGGTACGTCGTCGGCCACGACCACCCGGCCATCGAAATCGAGGGGACGCGCCACCCCTGTCTGCTGTACGGGCCGGAGGCCTACCGGGGCGGCGACGTGGTGATGGTGCCCGCCTTCAACCGCCTCGCGCCCGGCGTCGCGGTCAACGGGATGTCGGCGCGGGACTTCCAGTCGCCACTGGTTCGGGACGCGGACGCGTTTCGGCCGGTCGTGTGGGATTCGGATGGCGAAGAAGTGCTGTCGTTCCCGCCGCTAGGCGAGTTTCGACGGATGCTTTGA
- a CDS encoding J domain-containing protein, with protein MPEWLVVGLWLSVGVGVLIGVIFVAGSRLYPHQPSNATYTAGEGRRRVEIRQYLSAIGEEFAEDHFVEGQHVAFYLPKRDVAITFDARAYFRIERSPTYAVLVEHEMPGMHLGDRLPFETPDISDDDDEERVDPTEAAFAILGVPHGASLSEVKRAYRRKVKEVHPDHGGDREEFQQVREAYTAAKNRVS; from the coding sequence TTGCCCGAATGGCTGGTCGTCGGTCTCTGGCTGTCGGTCGGGGTCGGCGTCCTCATCGGCGTCATCTTCGTCGCGGGGTCGCGCCTCTACCCGCACCAGCCCTCGAACGCGACCTACACCGCGGGCGAAGGTCGCCGCCGCGTCGAAATCCGCCAGTACCTCTCGGCCATCGGCGAGGAGTTCGCCGAGGACCACTTCGTGGAGGGCCAGCACGTCGCGTTCTACCTGCCGAAACGCGACGTGGCCATCACCTTCGACGCGCGGGCGTACTTCCGCATCGAGCGGTCGCCGACCTACGCCGTCCTCGTGGAACACGAGATGCCCGGCATGCATCTGGGCGACCGCCTGCCGTTCGAGACGCCGGACATCTCCGACGACGACGACGAGGAGCGCGTGGACCCCACCGAGGCCGCGTTCGCCATCTTGGGCGTGCCCCACGGCGCGTCGCTGTCGGAGGTCAAGCGCGCCTACCGGCGGAAAGTTAAGGAGGTCCACCCCGACCACGGCGGCGACCGCGAGGAGTTCCAGCAGGTCCGGGAGGCGTACACCGCGGCGAAGAATCGCGTGAGTTAG
- a CDS encoding NAD(P)/FAD-dependent oxidoreductase: protein MTEVVVAGGGLAGLVAARHLADAGADVRLYERHRELGGRVRSLRRDGFVFDRGFQVLFTAYPAVRRELDLDSLDLRYFKPGAVIARPGERATLSDPFRDVDAALESALNRDVTWRDKLKVLGLRRELADKPDREIFDGRDASTREYLRERGFSEQFLDNFAGPFYGGITLDRSLETSKKVFEFTFKMLTVGRIAVPARGMAAISERLAEAAREEGVEVVTDETVTDLRANGRDPQLELGRDSTTADAVVVATDPKEARELTGVESIPTDAKGCVTQYYAFDGPELDVGKRLLLNAESNAPNQIAQLSSVAPEYAPDDRNLLSATFLGVPDDPDEELAAQTARTLDAWYPERRVELEPLHTSRVEFAQFAQPPGVHRRLPDVDAPEGPVYLAGEFTEASSLNAAMMSGRKAAKTVASDFDLDS, encoded by the coding sequence ATGACCGAAGTCGTCGTCGCTGGCGGAGGACTGGCCGGACTGGTCGCGGCGCGTCACTTGGCCGACGCGGGCGCGGACGTGCGACTCTACGAGCGCCACCGCGAGTTGGGCGGGCGGGTCCGGAGCCTGCGTCGCGACGGGTTCGTCTTCGACCGCGGGTTTCAGGTGCTGTTCACCGCCTACCCGGCGGTCCGCCGGGAGTTGGACCTCGATTCGCTCGACCTGCGCTACTTCAAGCCCGGTGCCGTAATCGCCCGGCCCGGCGAGCGCGCGACGCTCTCGGACCCCTTCCGGGACGTGGACGCCGCGCTGGAGTCGGCGCTCAACCGCGACGTGACGTGGCGAGACAAGCTGAAGGTCCTTGGACTCCGACGGGAACTCGCCGACAAGCCCGACCGCGAGATTTTCGACGGCCGCGACGCTTCGACCCGCGAGTACCTCCGCGAACGGGGCTTCTCCGAGCAATTCCTCGACAACTTCGCCGGGCCGTTCTACGGCGGCATCACGCTCGACCGGAGTCTGGAGACCTCGAAGAAGGTCTTCGAGTTCACGTTCAAGATGCTCACGGTCGGGCGCATCGCGGTCCCCGCCCGCGGGATGGCCGCGATAAGCGAGCGACTGGCCGAGGCCGCCCGCGAGGAGGGCGTCGAGGTCGTGACCGACGAGACCGTGACCGACCTCCGCGCGAACGGCCGCGACCCGCAACTCGAACTCGGCCGGGACTCGACCACCGCCGACGCCGTGGTGGTCGCCACCGACCCGAAGGAAGCCCGCGAGCTGACCGGCGTCGAGTCGATTCCGACCGACGCGAAGGGCTGTGTCACGCAGTACTACGCCTTCGACGGCCCGGAACTCGACGTGGGTAAGCGACTCCTGCTCAACGCCGAATCCAACGCGCCGAACCAAATCGCCCAACTCTCGTCGGTCGCCCCCGAGTACGCGCCGGACGACCGCAACCTCCTGAGCGCGACGTTCCTCGGCGTCCCCGACGACCCGGACGAGGAGCTAGCCGCCCAGACGGCCCGGACGCTCGACGCGTGGTACCCCGAGCGGCGCGTCGAGTTGGAACCCCTGCACACGAGTCGCGTGGAGTTCGCGCAGTTCGCCCAACCGCCGGGGGTCCACCGGCGTCTGCCCGACGTGGACGCGCCGGAGGGGCCGGTCTACCTCGCGGGCGAGTTCACCGAGGCGTCGTCGCTGAACGCCGCGATGATGAGCGGGCGGAAGGCCGCGAAGACGGTGGCGAGCGACTTCGATTTGGACTCGTGA
- a CDS encoding proteasome assembly chaperone family protein, whose amino-acid sequence MDELDIEVVADPDLQDPVLVEGLPGVGHVGKLAAEHLLEEKESELVRRVYSEHFPPQVSVEDDGTTGLACAKIHAVELDDRDLLVLTGKHQASDNTGHYRLTDAFLDVAEEFGVETVYALGGVPTGELMDEYDVLGAATDEEFVEELEAVDVEFREDEPAGGIVGTSGLLLGLGERRGFRATCLMGETSGYLVDPKSARAVLEVLEELLDFEVDFDSLEERADDMEDVANKIQEMENQQSNMPTDENLRYIG is encoded by the coding sequence ATGGACGAACTCGACATCGAGGTAGTCGCCGACCCCGACCTACAGGACCCGGTGCTGGTCGAGGGCCTGCCGGGCGTCGGCCACGTCGGAAAGCTGGCGGCCGAACACCTCCTCGAGGAGAAAGAAAGCGAGTTGGTGCGACGGGTCTACTCGGAACACTTCCCGCCGCAGGTCAGCGTCGAAGACGACGGGACGACCGGTCTGGCCTGCGCGAAGATTCACGCGGTCGAACTCGACGACCGGGACCTGCTGGTGTTGACCGGCAAGCACCAAGCCAGCGACAACACCGGCCACTACCGACTGACCGACGCCTTTCTGGACGTAGCCGAGGAGTTCGGCGTCGAGACGGTCTACGCGCTCGGCGGCGTCCCCACGGGCGAACTCATGGACGAGTACGACGTGTTGGGCGCGGCCACCGACGAGGAGTTCGTCGAAGAACTCGAAGCGGTCGATGTCGAGTTCCGCGAGGACGAACCCGCGGGCGGCATCGTCGGCACGAGCGGACTGCTACTGGGACTGGGCGAGCGCCGGGGCTTCCGGGCGACCTGCCTGATGGGCGAGACCAGCGGCTACCTCGTGGACCCCAAGAGCGCACGCGCGGTCCTCGAAGTGCTGGAAGAACTCCTCGACTTCGAGGTCGACTTCGACTCGCTGGAGGAGCGCGCCGACGACATGGAGGACGTGGCCAACAAGATCCAAGAGATGGAAAACCAGCAGTCGAACATGCCGACCGACGAGAACCTGCGGTACATCGGCTGA
- a CDS encoding transcription factor S, with translation MEFCDECGSMMKAEDELWVCGSCGNKTPKDPDANYVVTEDQEATELIETSKGDEESALPTTDAHCPECGNDRARWYMQQIRAADESETRFFICTECEHKWREDDN, from the coding sequence ATGGAGTTCTGTGACGAGTGCGGTTCGATGATGAAGGCAGAGGACGAGCTGTGGGTCTGTGGGAGCTGTGGCAACAAGACGCCGAAAGACCCCGACGCCAACTACGTCGTGACCGAAGATCAGGAGGCCACCGAACTCATCGAGACCAGCAAGGGCGACGAGGAGAGCGCGCTCCCGACCACGGACGCCCACTGCCCGGAGTGTGGCAACGACCGCGCGCGCTGGTACATGCAACAGATTCGCGCGGCCGACGAGAGCGAGACGCGCTTCTTCATCTGTACCGAGTGCGAACACAAGTGGCGGGAAGACGACAACTAA
- a CDS encoding twin-arginine translocation signal domain-containing protein, which translates to MTVNRRTFLKRSAVATTGAAALVGSSGSAAAYDVPLVSTRDHYSGTSLVSGETQYSYDTNGLVPGVDTGCVGDLTVFIHGWDKKSSESDAEQAARDKIQLARDELTAAGYGGQVVGYTWDNDVGGGVDFGWGEAQTVAQKNGVKLAQFLVDYKYQCPNSTVRLVSHSLGAQVLLSSLRSLNGSWFTDNGYEVYSTHLLGAAQDNEAPTQESIDTYNAIRDVVTGAFNYHSHEDDVLQWVYNTIEFDQALGETGYEEGNTPAPNYTEFDGTSQVGDDHSGYLTNLSDEVVYHMENVSSYV; encoded by the coding sequence ATGACGGTGAATCGACGCACCTTCCTCAAGCGTAGCGCCGTAGCAACGACCGGGGCCGCCGCCCTCGTCGGCTCCTCGGGTTCCGCCGCGGCCTACGACGTGCCGCTCGTCTCGACGCGCGACCACTACAGCGGCACGTCGCTGGTCTCTGGCGAAACCCAGTACAGCTACGACACCAACGGTCTCGTCCCCGGCGTGGACACCGGTTGTGTCGGCGACCTGACCGTGTTCATCCACGGGTGGGACAAGAAGAGTAGCGAGTCCGACGCCGAACAAGCGGCCCGCGACAAAATCCAGCTCGCTCGTGACGAACTCACCGCGGCCGGATACGGCGGCCAAGTCGTCGGCTACACGTGGGACAACGACGTTGGCGGCGGCGTGGACTTCGGCTGGGGCGAGGCCCAGACCGTCGCCCAGAAGAACGGCGTCAAACTCGCGCAGTTCCTCGTGGACTACAAGTACCAGTGTCCGAACTCGACAGTCCGACTCGTCAGTCACTCGCTCGGTGCCCAAGTCCTACTGAGTTCGCTCCGGTCGCTGAACGGTTCGTGGTTCACGGACAACGGCTACGAAGTGTACTCGACGCATCTGCTCGGCGCGGCGCAGGACAACGAAGCGCCGACGCAGGAGTCCATCGACACCTACAACGCCATCCGCGACGTGGTCACTGGCGCGTTCAACTACCACAGCCACGAGGACGACGTTCTCCAGTGGGTCTACAACACCATCGAGTTCGACCAAGCCCTCGGCGAAACGGGCTACGAGGAGGGCAACACGCCCGCGCCGAACTACACCGAGTTCGACGGCACCTCGCAGGTCGGCGACGACCACTCGGGCTACCTGACGAACCTCTCGGATGAGGTCGTCTACCACATGGAGAACGTCAGTTCGTACGTCTGA
- a CDS encoding DUF5789 family protein gives MAREVKLSRVESVLGELSYPATRETAASEFEDVTLLLADGERNLGELIADVPANEFDSNEELQSEINNALPREAVGEPYQSEGEG, from the coding sequence ATGGCACGGGAGGTCAAACTCAGCCGCGTCGAGTCGGTCCTCGGCGAACTGTCGTATCCAGCTACGCGGGAGACCGCGGCCAGCGAGTTCGAGGACGTGACGCTGCTGCTCGCCGACGGGGAGCGTAACTTGGGGGAACTGATCGCCGACGTTCCGGCCAACGAGTTCGACTCGAACGAGGAGCTTCAGTCGGAGATCAACAACGCCCTGCCGCGGGAGGCGGTGGGCGAACCGTACCAGTCGGAGGGCGAGGGGTAA
- a CDS encoding formyltransferase family protein has protein sequence MSETLSAALLVRGPDVPAWQARAVESMLARTDAEVSLVVRCTEATGGKAGGLSHYLDRFREYPLWTPVGAAVRLGDPPAYQRPRDVAAIEGLGDPETLAVEPRPAPDFGNVLPDRAVEAVGETDVAIRFGFGILKGDVLDAPEHGVLSFHHGDLREYRGMPCGFWEFLHDEETGGVTLQRLTETLDGGEVVAYEPVDLADARTWSAVRERLFAVSDDVLVEGVRNVASGVEPESPDELGDLYSLPEGGDVLKYVFKEGTGRVRRVVG, from the coding sequence ATGTCCGAGACACTATCAGCCGCGCTCCTCGTTCGCGGTCCAGACGTTCCCGCGTGGCAGGCCCGCGCCGTCGAGTCGATGCTCGCCCGGACCGACGCCGAGGTCTCGCTCGTCGTCCGGTGTACCGAAGCGACCGGCGGGAAGGCGGGCGGTCTGAGCCACTACCTCGACCGCTTCCGGGAGTACCCGCTCTGGACGCCGGTCGGCGCGGCGGTCCGACTCGGCGACCCGCCCGCCTACCAGCGACCGCGCGACGTGGCGGCTATCGAGGGACTCGGCGACCCGGAGACGCTGGCGGTCGAACCCCGACCGGCCCCGGACTTCGGCAACGTCCTGCCCGACCGCGCGGTCGAAGCGGTCGGCGAGACGGACGTGGCGATTCGCTTCGGATTCGGCATCCTGAAAGGCGACGTGCTGGACGCGCCCGAACACGGCGTCCTGAGCTTTCACCACGGCGACCTCCGGGAGTACCGCGGGATGCCCTGTGGCTTCTGGGAGTTTCTCCACGACGAGGAGACCGGCGGCGTGACGCTCCAACGACTCACCGAGACGTTGGACGGCGGGGAGGTCGTCGCCTACGAACCGGTGGACCTCGCCGACGCCCGAACGTGGTCGGCGGTCCGCGAGCGCCTGTTCGCGGTCTCCGACGACGTGCTGGTGGAGGGCGTCCGGAACGTCGCGTCGGGCGTCGAACCGGAGTCGCCCGATGAGTTGGGCGACCTCTACTCGCTTCCGGAGGGCGGCGACGTGCTGAAGTACGTCTTCAAGGAAGGGACGGGGCGAGTCCGGCGGGTCGTGGGGTAG
- a CDS encoding translation initiation factor IF-2 subunit alpha: MKYSGWPDTGELVVGKIDEIEDFGVFVDLSEYEDKRGLIHVSEVASGWIKNIRDHVNEGQTVVCKVLDVDTGAQQIDLSLKDVNDHQRSEKIQEWKNEQKAGNWMELAFGEDMGDEKYSHVANELLAEFGGLYGGFEQAAIHGPEALTDTDLTDDEVTQIVDTARENVSVPYVTVTGYVDLESASSGGVDDIKEALQAAEGNGDIPDEIDLEVTYVGAPEYRIRVKAPNYKTAEDQLKESAARAEKAIESVGGTGSFHRERQTEEEQ; encoded by the coding sequence ATGAAATACAGCGGCTGGCCCGACACCGGCGAACTCGTCGTCGGCAAGATAGACGAGATAGAGGACTTCGGCGTCTTCGTAGACCTCTCGGAGTACGAGGACAAGCGCGGTCTCATCCACGTCAGCGAAGTCGCGAGCGGATGGATAAAGAACATCCGCGACCACGTCAACGAGGGCCAGACGGTCGTCTGCAAGGTGCTGGACGTGGACACGGGCGCACAGCAGATCGACCTCTCGCTCAAAGACGTTAACGACCACCAACGGTCCGAGAAGATTCAGGAGTGGAAAAACGAGCAGAAGGCTGGCAACTGGATGGAACTGGCCTTCGGCGAAGATATGGGCGACGAGAAGTACTCGCACGTCGCCAACGAACTCCTCGCGGAGTTCGGCGGCCTCTACGGCGGCTTCGAGCAGGCCGCGATTCACGGTCCCGAGGCGCTCACCGACACCGACCTCACCGACGACGAGGTCACCCAAATCGTGGACACCGCCCGCGAGAACGTCTCGGTGCCCTACGTCACGGTCACGGGGTACGTGGACCTCGAAAGCGCGTCGAGCGGCGGCGTGGACGACATCAAGGAGGCGCTTCAGGCCGCCGAGGGGAACGGCGACATCCCCGACGAGATCGACCTCGAAGTGACCTACGTCGGTGCGCCCGAGTACCGCATCCGAGTGAAAGCGCCCAACTACAAGACCGCCGAAGACCAACTCAAGGAAAGCGCGGCCCGCGCGGAGAAGGCCATCGAGTCGGTCGGCGGCACCGGGTCGTTCCACCGCGAGCGCCAGACCGAAGAAGAGCAGTAG
- a CDS encoding RNA-protein complex protein Nop10: MKSDILVCSAWRDEHSRPVYSLSATCPECGAEAVNSAPAPFNPEDPHGEYRRALKRRARE, translated from the coding sequence ATGAAATCCGACATCCTCGTCTGCTCGGCGTGGCGCGACGAACACTCGCGGCCGGTGTACTCCCTTTCTGCGACGTGTCCCGAGTGCGGAGCCGAGGCCGTCAACAGCGCGCCCGCGCCGTTCAACCCCGAGGACCCGCACGGAGAGTACCGACGGGCACTTAAGCGGCGCGCCCGCGAGTAA
- a CDS encoding DUF7839 domain-containing protein translates to MADVLENKRAATRFRILTEIAERQPAVSQGEIADAVGVTSQAVSEYIRALVEEELVEKEGRSRYTVTKEGVDWLLQEAADVRRYADHVTDDVLGSVQEEAAIATDDVTEGEPVTLSLRAGLLHATPGEEGPATGVATTDAEAGADVGVTGFEGIIDFDPGTVTVYQVPPVRSGGASATDTPTLADACEAADLVAATGVEAVVALRRADCDPATTFAAGEVAAEAAGRGLDVVVVATADIVGRVTDALRDGNVTYEVSELG, encoded by the coding sequence ATGGCCGACGTTTTGGAGAACAAACGCGCCGCGACGCGGTTTCGCATCCTCACCGAGATCGCCGAGCGCCAACCCGCGGTGAGTCAGGGCGAAATCGCGGACGCGGTCGGGGTGACGAGTCAGGCCGTCAGCGAGTACATCCGGGCGCTGGTCGAAGAGGAGTTAGTCGAGAAGGAGGGCCGGTCGCGCTACACCGTCACCAAGGAGGGCGTCGATTGGCTGTTGCAGGAGGCCGCCGACGTGCGCCGGTACGCCGACCACGTCACCGACGACGTGTTGGGGAGCGTCCAAGAGGAGGCCGCCATCGCCACCGACGACGTGACCGAGGGCGAACCCGTCACGCTCTCGCTCCGGGCGGGACTCCTCCACGCGACGCCCGGCGAGGAGGGACCGGCGACCGGCGTCGCCACCACCGACGCCGAGGCGGGCGCGGACGTGGGCGTCACCGGGTTCGAGGGCATCATCGACTTCGACCCCGGCACGGTGACGGTGTATCAGGTGCCGCCGGTCCGGTCGGGCGGCGCGTCGGCCACCGACACCCCAACGCTCGCCGACGCCTGCGAGGCGGCCGACCTCGTGGCCGCGACGGGCGTCGAGGCCGTGGTGGCGCTCCGGCGGGCCGACTGCGACCCCGCGACGACGTTCGCCGCGGGCGAGGTCGCCGCCGAGGCCGCGGGTCGGGGTCTCGACGTGGTGGTCGTCGCCACCGCCGACATCGTGGGCCGAGTCACCGACGCGCTCCGCGACGGCAACGTCACCTACGAGGTCTCGGAACTCGGCTAA
- a CDS encoding 30S ribosomal protein S27e, with protein sequence MAGNFYKVQCPDCDNEQVVFGKAATEAACAVCGATLARPTGGDAEFEGEVIETVERRSASSRTDSDETVEAQ encoded by the coding sequence ATGGCAGGAAACTTCTACAAGGTTCAGTGTCCCGACTGCGACAACGAACAGGTCGTCTTCGGCAAGGCCGCGACCGAGGCCGCCTGCGCCGTCTGCGGCGCGACCCTCGCCCGGCCGACCGGCGGCGACGCCGAGTTCGAAGGCGAAGTAATCGAGACCGTGGAGCGTCGCTCCGCGAGTAGTCGGACCGACTCCGACGAGACAGTGGAAGCTCAATGA